One segment of Cololabis saira isolate AMF1-May2022 chromosome 9, fColSai1.1, whole genome shotgun sequence DNA contains the following:
- the cds1 gene encoding phosphatidate cytidylyltransferase 1, with amino-acid sequence MTELRRRGGGGAEPDSPDSIPDNSPDNTSDKEGDSDDRLGLAGDAEGEGDVDSKADTPDVPPSTADTDNTPEYLNKALQGLPPRWKNYWIRGVLSLAMISGFFLIIYMGPITLILVVMGVQIKCFHEIITIGYRVYRSYELPWFRTLSWYFLVCVNYFFYGETVADYFGVLVQREEPLQFLARYHRFISFALYLAGFCMFVLSLVKKHYRLQFYMFAWTHVTLLIVVTQSHLVIQNLFEGMIWFIVPISIVICNDIGAYLFGFFFGRTPLIKLSPKKTWEGFIGGFFSTVVFGFLLAYLLAQFQYFVCPVEFSDSHGFTVACEPSDIFVMQEYTLPAMLQKTLKWKTVNLYPYQIHSIFLSSFASLIGPFGGFFASGFKRAFKIKDFASTIPGHGGIMDRFDCQYLMATFTHVYIASFIRGPNPSKVMQQLLMLQPEQQLSIFNTLHSHLRERGMLPPAAAE; translated from the exons ATGACGGAGCTGAGGAGAAGAGGCGGCGGCGGGGCAGAGCCCGACAGCCCCGACAGCATCCCCGACAACAGCCCCGACAACACCAGCGACAAG GAGGGCGACAGCGAtgacaggctggggctggcgggCGATGCCGAGGGAGAAGGCGACGTTGACTCCAAAGCAGACACTCCAGACGTCCCTCCGTCCACAGCAGACACGGACAACACTCCAGAGTACCTGAACAAAGCCCTGCAGGGCCTGCCGCCCAG ATGGAAGAATTACTGGATACGAGGAGTTTTGTCCTTAGCCATGATTTCAGGCTTTTTCCTCATCATCTACATGGGACCCATCACGCTGATACTGGTG GTCATGGGCGTTCAAATCAAGTGTTTCCATGAAATCATCACCATCGGCTACAGAGTCTACCGTTCCTACGAGCTGCCTTGGTTCAGGACGCTGAGCTG GTACTTCCTGGTTTGTGTCAACTACTTCTTCTACGGTGAAACGGTTGCAGACTACTTCGGGGTTCTGGTGCAGCGGGAGGAGCCTCTGCAGTTCCTGGCTCGCTACCACCGCTTCATCTCCTTCGCCCTGTACCTGGCGG GTTTCTGCATGTTTGTGCTGAGTTTAGTGAAGAAACATTACCGCCTGCAGTTTTACATG TTTGCTTGGACCCATGTGACTCTGTTGATTGTGGTAACTCAGTCCCACCTTGTCATTCAGAACCTGTTTGAAGGAATGATCTG GTTCATTGTTCCCATCTCCATTGTGATCTGCAACGACATTGGGGCGTATCTGTTTGGATTCTTCTTTGGGAGGACTCCACTTATCAAG CTTTCACCCAAGAAGACGTGGGAGGGCTTCATCGGGGGTTTCTTCTCCACCGTGGTCTTCGGCTTCCTT ctGGCGTACCTGCTGGCTCAGTTCCAGTACTTCGTGTGTCCCGTGGAGTTCAGTGACAGCCACGGCTTCACAGTGGCGTGTGAGCCATCCGACATCTTCGTGATGCAGGAGTACACTCTCCCCGCCATGCTGCAGAAGACGCTGAAATGG AAAACGGTGAACCTGTACCCCTACCAGATCCACAGCATCTTCCTCTCGTCCTTCGCGTCGCTCATCGGGCCGTTCGGGGGCTTCTTCGCCAGTGGCTTCAAGAGAGCATTCAAAATCAAA GACTTCGCCAGCACCATCCCCGGTCACGGAGGCATCATGGACCGCTTCGACTGTCAGTACCTGATGGCCACGTTCACTCACGTCTACATCGCCAGCTTCATCAG AGGGCCGAACCCCAGCAAGGTgatgcagcagctgctgatgctgcagccGGAGCAGCAGCTCAGCATCTTCAACACGCTGCACTCCCACCTGCGGGAGAGGGGCATGCTGCCGCCGGCCGCCGCCGAGTGA